One part of the Rutidosis leptorrhynchoides isolate AG116_Rl617_1_P2 chromosome 1, CSIRO_AGI_Rlap_v1, whole genome shotgun sequence genome encodes these proteins:
- the LOC139875430 gene encoding endoglucanase 17-like, whose translation MSASFSAISHHLFLLITVFSVAATAFPAHRPHRVATHNYKDALTKSLIFFEGQRSGRLPPNQRITWRKNSGLSDGAAMKVDLVGGYYDAGDNVKFGFPMAFTTTMLSWSVLEFGGLMKSDLGNAKEAIRWATDYLLKATAEPDVIYVQVGDATKDHACWERPEDMDTPRTVLKVDKNTPGTEVAAETAAALASASLVFRKSDRTYSKLLLKRAIRVFEFADKYRGSYSNGLKKWVCPYYCSYSGYEDELLWGAAWLHKATRSPKYLNYIQANGQTLGAGETDNTFGWDNKHAGARVLLSKAFLVQKFQSLHDYKGHADNFICSLIPGAPFSQSEYTPGGLLFKMDDSNMQYVTSASFLLVTYAKYLTQAKMVVNCGGSIVTPKRLRSIAKKQVDYLLGDNPLKMSYMVGYGPRYPQRIHHRGSSLPSISAHPAKIQCGSGFSIMHSNIPNPNTLIGAVVGGPDEHDHFPDLRTDYFQSEPATYINAPLVGALSYLAHSFGQL comes from the exons ATGTCTGCTTCCTTCTCCGCCATTTCCCACCACCTTTTCCTCCTTATCACCGTCTTCTCCGTCGCCGCCACGGCGTTCCCCGCCCACCGTCCCCACCGTGTCGCCACCCATAACTACAAAGATGCTCTCACTAAATCCCTAATCTTTTTTGAAGGCCAAAGGTCAGGCAGACTTCCCCCAAACCAAAGGATAACTTGGAGAAAAAATTCTGGGCTTTCAGATGGAGCAGCCATGAAA GTGGATTTAGTAGGTGGGTACTATGATGCAGGGGATAATGTCAAGTTTGGGTTTCCTATGGCTTTTACCACCACAATGTTGTCATGGAGTGTGCTTGAATTTGGTGGGTTGATGAAAAGTGATTTGGGTAATGCTAAAGAAGCCATTCGTTGGGCTACTGATTATTTACTTAAAGCTACTGCAGAACCAGATGTTATTTATGTTCAG GTTGGTGACGCCACCAAGGACCATGCCTGTTGGGAGAGACCTGAAGATATGGACACTCCAAGAACAGTTTTGAAAGTTGACAAAAATACCCCTGGAACAGAAGTGGCAGCTGAAACAGCTGCTGCACTTGCTTCTGCTTCATTGGTGTTTAGGAAGTCTGACCGCACTTACTCTAAGCTTCTCCTTAAAAGAGCCATTAGG GTGTTTGAGTTTGCTGATAAGTACAGAGGTTCATACAGCAATGGGCTCAAGAAATGGGTCTGTCCCTATTATTGCTCATATTCTGGATATGAG GATGAATTGTTATGGGGAGCAGCCTGGTTACACAAGGCCACAAGAAGCCCAAAATACCTAAACTACATTCAAGCCAATGGTCAAACCCTAGGAGCTGGTGAGACTGATAATACATTTGGGTGGGACAATAAGCATGCTGGTGCCAGAGTTCTTCTATCCAAA GCATTTTTGGTACAAAAGTTCCAATCCCTTCATGACTACAAGGGTCATGCAGATAACTTCATTTGTTCACTAATTCCAGGGGCACCTTTTTCGCAATCTGAGTACACCCCAG GTGGTCTTTTGTTCAAGATGGATGACTCTAACATGCAATATGTGACTTCTGCTTCTTTCTTACTAGTCACCTATGCCAAGTACTTAACCCAAGCTAAAATGGTAGTTAATTGTGGTGGCTCAATTGTCACCCCAAAACGACTACGTTCCATTGCAAAGAAACAGGTGGACTACTTATTGGGTGACAACCCATTAAAGATGTCATACATGGTTGGATATGGTCCAAGATACCCACAAAGGATTCACCACAGGGGATCATCTTTACCTTCAATATCTGCACATCCTGCAAAGATCCAATGTGGGTCGGGTTTTTCAATCATGCATTCAAATATCCCTAACCCGAATACATTAATTGGTGCTGTGGTGGGTGGACCAGATGAGCATGACCACTTTCCAGATTTGAGAACAGATTATTTCCAATCTGAACCAGCTACTTACATCAATGCACCACTGGTTGGGGCATTATCTTACTTGGCTCACTCATTTGGGCAGCTTTAG